A genomic window from Candidatus Krumholzibacteriia bacterium includes:
- a CDS encoding T9SS type A sorting domain-containing protein: MAILGRLVLPCLVTLLLAPMSAPALDLYSWEYLSMQGIHATCIEVDPTQPRVFVGTYEGFHYLDQETGTWTEWDEEGWIGRSVYAIGLHPEFPERVITGRMNAWFKGYLEISEDLGATSWITYDSDGGWVTGLLYGSSKYYACTWSDISPGEFLRSGDGGETWELLLGHGHYTMTSLDEDNGLLYLSGDAGVVRSWDEGETWESISGDLPPGYGVYDVHCAFPGGDAFPEHCLFASLDTGVYRSFSSGNWEPVLDHACRELISIPRGSSWLSPSDFLVAVTFSGQVFLSGNLGESWDDFTMDLPGQAIDASWSSLDQSLYVATASQGTFRLSGLITPSPDPAASITLQAWPNPFNPLTRISYSMPGEEPFSLDIYDAEGRHVCNLFRGLASRGQGIIDWKPQGLASGVYLARIKSRERSRSLKLLLVR; the protein is encoded by the coding sequence GTGGCGATACTAGGACGGCTTGTTCTTCCCTGTCTTGTCACTCTTCTTCTGGCTCCCATGTCCGCCCCTGCTCTTGATCTCTACTCCTGGGAGTACTTGTCCATGCAGGGGATTCATGCCACCTGCATTGAGGTCGACCCGACGCAGCCCCGGGTTTTTGTCGGAACCTATGAGGGGTTCCACTATCTGGATCAGGAAACGGGCACCTGGACAGAATGGGATGAAGAGGGCTGGATCGGCCGTAGCGTCTATGCCATCGGGCTGCATCCAGAATTCCCGGAACGGGTGATCACAGGCCGGATGAACGCCTGGTTCAAGGGCTATCTGGAAATCAGCGAGGATTTGGGCGCCACTTCATGGATTACCTACGATAGCGATGGCGGCTGGGTAACGGGTCTCCTCTATGGATCCTCGAAATACTATGCCTGCACCTGGTCCGATATCTCCCCCGGCGAGTTTCTTCGCTCCGGTGACGGAGGGGAGACATGGGAGCTTCTCCTTGGGCACGGTCATTATACGATGACCTCACTCGACGAAGACAACGGGCTCCTCTACCTGTCCGGCGATGCAGGCGTGGTCCGTTCCTGGGACGAAGGGGAGACCTGGGAGTCCATTTCCGGCGACCTTCCCCCGGGCTATGGCGTCTACGATGTTCATTGCGCCTTCCCCGGGGGTGATGCCTTCCCGGAACATTGCCTGTTTGCGAGTCTGGACACGGGAGTGTACCGGAGTTTTTCGTCTGGCAATTGGGAGCCGGTTCTTGATCATGCTTGCAGGGAACTGATTTCGATTCCGCGAGGAAGTTCCTGGCTTTCCCCTTCCGATTTTCTCGTCGCGGTCACTTTCTCCGGGCAGGTATTCCTGTCAGGGAACCTGGGAGAGAGTTGGGATGACTTCACGATGGACCTCCCGGGGCAGGCGATTGACGCCTCCTGGTCTTCTCTGGATCAGTCTCTCTATGTTGCCACGGCAAGCCAGGGCACCTTCCGTCTATCCGGTTTGATCACGCCGAGCCCGGATCCTGCGGCCAGCATCACTTTGCAGGCCTGGCCCAATCCCTTCAATCCGCTCACGAGAATCTCCTACTCCATGCCCGGGGAAGAGCCATTCAGCCTGGATATCTACGATGCTGAAGGTCGCCATGTTTGCAATCTCTTCCGGGGATTGGCTTCCCGGGGACAGGGTATCATCGACTGGAAGCCGCAGGGTCTGGCCAGCGGGGTTTATCTGGCGAGGATCAAGAGCCGGGAGAGAAGCAGAAGCCTGAAGCTACTTCTTGTCCGCTAG